The proteins below come from a single Trichoplusia ni isolate ovarian cell line Hi5 unplaced genomic scaffold, tn1 tig00003674, whole genome shotgun sequence genomic window:
- the LOC113508039 gene encoding uncharacterized protein LOC113508039, which translates to MNALILAALAAVTTAMPSYIAVPADQIAFVDLSEMHLHRVPRQTLSPPPPQLPHALYQQEYHPITLQQFQQQRQQQPLALAPPPEPEAPARIVRLQQQPQDAAGSSTLGAASQYAERPPDFGEYVDFGAHTGDNGAFGWYADYPINNHHDSYRK; encoded by the exons ATG aacgcgctaatcttagcaGCATTGGCTGCCGTGACGACGGCCATGCCATCGTATATCGCGGTGCCGGCCGACCAGATAGCGTTCGTGGACCTATCGGAGATGCACCTGCACCGGGTGCCGCGGCAGACActgtcgccgccgccgccgcagctgCCCCACGCGCTGTACCAGCAAGAGTACCATCCTATAACGTTGCAGCAGTTCCAGCAGCAACGTCAACAGCAAC CTTTAGCCTTAGCTCCGCCGCCCGAGCCTGAGGCACCAGCGAGGATCGTCAGACTACAGCAGCAGCCTCAAGACGCAGCAGGATCATCAACATTAGGAGCTGCCTCCCAATACGCCGAAAGGCCTCCGGATTTCGGCGAATACGTCGACTTCGGCGCCCACACCGGCGACAATGGGGCCTTCGGCTGGTACGCTGACTACCCAATCAATAATCATCACGATTCTTACAGAAAGTAG